One window of the Trifolium pratense cultivar HEN17-A07 linkage group LG2, ARS_RC_1.1, whole genome shotgun sequence genome contains the following:
- the LOC123905959 gene encoding pectate lyase-like gives MSKLYHFFLLTCLVVIIHTTLVQANVKEYNSYWNKVLPSLNNSYWQEKAAIAAKANDEAYTPDPYAVTGNMSYAVSEMIIGGNKGRRNLGTLKHGPCKATNPIDRCWRCDPNWANNRKKLADCVQGFGRKTTGGKAGPIYVVTSPLDNDMVNPRPGTLRHAVTRNGPLWIIFARSMNIRLSQELIMTSDKTIDGRGADIVIANGAGFTIQFIRNVIIHGIKVFDINIGTGGLIRDSENHYGQRTMSDGDGISIYASSNVWIDHVSMRNCRDGLIDAIMGSTAITISNSHFTDHNEVMLFGASDGYDGDQKMQITLAFNHFGKRLIQRMPRCRWGFIHVLNNDYTHWEMYAIGGSKHPTIISEGNRFIAPNNGYAKEITKREYTPESEWKSWTWRSINDVYLNGAFFRQGGSVLANRPFSRKDMITAKPGTYVGRLTRYSGSLRCIVGRPC, from the exons ATGTCAAAATTATACCATTTCTTCCTTTTGACCTGTTTGGTAGTAATCATACATACAACATTAGTGCAGGCTAATGTAAAAGAATATAACTCCTACTGGAATAAGGTGCTTCCATCACTTAATAATTCATATTGGCAGGAAAAAGCAGCAATTGCTGCAAAGGCAAACGATGAAGCTTATACTCCCGACCCATATGCAGTCACCGGAAACATGAGTTATGCTGTTAGCGA AATGATAATTGGCGGCAATAAAGGAAGAAGGAATCTGGGGACCCTTAAACATGGTCCATGCAAGGCTACAAACCCCATTGACAGGTGTTGGAGGTGTGACCCTAACTGGGCAAACAACCGCAAGAAGCTTGCAGATTGTGTGCAAGGTTTTGGAAGGAAGACTACTGGTGGAAAAGCCGGTCCTATCTATGTGGTAACTAGTCCCTTAGATAATGACATGGTGAATCCACGTCCAGGTACCCTTAGGCACGCAGTTACAAGAAATGGACCATTGTGGATCATCTTCGCTCGTAGCATGAACATTAGGCTCAGCCAGGAACTCATAATGACAAGCGACAAGACCATTGATGGACGAGGAGCTGATATTGTCATTGCAAATGGTGCTGGTTTTACTATCCAGTTCATTAGGAATGTGATCATCCATGGGATCAAAGTTTTTGACATTAATATTGGCACTGGTGGACTTATTAGAGATTCAGAGAACCATTATGGTCAAAGGACTATGAGTGACGGCGATGGAATTTCAATTTATGCCTCCAGCAATGTTTGGATTGACCATGTTTCGATGAGAAACTGCAGAGATGGACTCATTGATGCCATTATGGGATCCACTGCTATTACCATCTCCAATAGCCATTTCACAGATCACAACGAG GTGATGCTGTTTGGTGCAAGTGATGGCTATGATGGTGATCAGAAAATGCAGATCACACTTGCATTCAACCACTTTGGTAAGAGATTAATCCAAAGGATGCCAAGGTGCAGATGGGGTTTTATCCATGTACTTAACAATGACTACACTCACTGGGAAATGTATGCCATTGGAGGTAGCAAACACCCTACCATTATAAGCGAGGGTAACCGATTCATTGCCCCTAACAATGGCTATGCTAAAGAG ATAACAAAGAGGGAGTACACACCAGAGTCAGAGTGGAAAAGCTGGACATGGAGATCAATCAACGACGTGTACCTGAACGGAGCATTTTTCAGACAAGGTGGATCTGTTCTGGCTAACAGACCATTCTCCCGGAAGGACATGATCACAGCTAAACCTGGAACTTATGTGGGAAGGCTTACTCGTTATTCTGGAAGCCTTAGATGCATAGTGGGAAGGCCTTGTTAA
- the LOC123905960 gene encoding preprotein translocase subunit SECE1 yields the protein MVLLQPNTNTTFKLTFSPHIPSSNSLPQFFNFKLKPSPLSLTLTRRHRQILPFAVEEKNQPSSIPEPESEPEQPEPEPVESDLASELKKAMQERKEKEGDSFWNGVVKEIGEIEWPEFGKVLGTTGVVLSVIFGSSIVLLTVNAILAEVSDKVFVGKGVQDFFS from the coding sequence ATGGTGCTTCTACAACCGAACACGAACACTACTTTCAAACTCACATTCTCACCACATATTCCATCATCTAATTCTCTTCCTCAATTCTTCAACTTCAAACTCAAACCCTCACCACTCTCTCTAACTCTCACGCGCCGCCACCGCCAAATACTTCCCTTCGCCGTCGAGGAAAAAAATCAACCTAGCTCTATACCCGAACCTGAATCCGAACCCGAACAACCGGAACCGGAACCGGTTGAGTCCGATTTAGCATCGGAATTGAAGAAAGCGATGCAAGAGAGGAAGGAGAAAGAAGGTGATAGTTTCTGGAACGGAGTTGTTAAAGAGATCGGTGAAATTGAATGGCCTGAGTTTGGGAAAGTTTTGGGTACTACTGGTGTTGTTCTTAGTGTTATCTTTGGTTCTAGTATTGTTTTGCTTACTGTTAATGCTATTTTAGCTGAAGTTTCTGATAAGGTTTTTGTAGGGAAAGGGGTTCAAGATTTCTTCTCATGA
- the LOC123904406 gene encoding uncharacterized protein LOC123904406, whose translation MESCEENDNDILMEHASERFSLQMNHADSEAMHDKSLSFAIGLPIPVTWIRNEMEDSRHEKLGYHGDIDSSQLAPDIPSSSWSDADTKYKEGKSTLELKPVEEWSKEEDALALANSRALLQILTTQFENLRMRDYETIQEFHMTILDYDNQFDALGEKISEEKLVRKMLRSLPKKFDIKVTAIEEAKDISEMKLDELVGSLQTYEVATNERTKKKNKNIAFVSNADDEEVQSDMETDESILDAIVRLGREFNKVLKMMDINSRPNKGKGVQCHDCEGYGHVKDECPTFLKIKKEGMSPTYSDDDTVKRVMAFTGKYDCDNDSCDGEVTYEELADSYRELYFKSEEICRVIENQKHRGYNPDLMYTHPKETQSTRMLRKTLQHPKQHHGTRYKGKRRSWICHHCGRKGHIRPFCYKLYGYPDINSQPKPPPMTIPTRKEWKPKSMDMKTSDVILPENKVASLIAHTSFRASSRENWYFDSGCSRHMTGISKFLVDLKSYPTTFATFGDGAKGEIVGIGKLSNNSLPKLDNVLLVKGLTANLISISQLCDQGMKVKFTKSECLVTNDKGDLLMKGVRSKDNCYLWVPQEEANVSTCLITKSMMKSINVVINDTLEGIVLDAADAATTSLPHDDAPEIVEEGLAQFINVVGTRSPLDLGFHILDENVLHGKSCAVKMPIVFPTLIIICSIVSTACRNFTKSFLLGLFIFGKNFIQIKRFLDNKGMGEILSLYYGKFYKTDGYRRWSECRKKKGRKCMIGPKLFTGPRQHELLSRLIPHVSEESQDNLLQVSKSYVEGTTSLEKYMSSLKSFVGLGVLVEAVGIGKEEGDLTRLVEPAKKSQELKSPTCKALSSLGPSDIIQSLTGGFRLSKTKSNELFWEAVWPRLLARGWHSEQPKYRGYVTSKDYLVFLTPGVEKFSRRKLVKGDHYFDSVSDVLCKVVAEPNILELEEEVAAATAAKVGSFNEEETENGSNEDDLSDDQRQCYLKPRPFTYNKDHIKFMVIDTSLVHSGKPSDLRKLKSVPVNSVGKVEVDPAGKKYKGQKYTRKGNRSKDISKSIMQNSTKLKVIDANRLSEGKPLKLKVKLKYPPVQLEDAITMTTDLLRESKDVCSTYDSRRSVEAKTLIFGKTKINKTDSRSVVSNIDATIKKEAYENPDNDANKMIENQKNQQSYVFDDDDRLKRITKHQFNRRERSSDSNHAVVPIKRRKLIACAKAEKSRINENSSGGFGLEKLEFSKCSSIEDANQNVCDPVCHQQNGSSTSSADKSVEEDNEKSICNDSYQCTSFSCVKVKKHESFTFNIPQVPSKSKNSKTMAITKEGVQGLKVTSATHEVVEEPPRITCPRRQSTRNRPLTVKALECIANELLHVQRRTKRKDFEIHNKDPFNPWRKTRT comes from the exons ATGGAGTCTTGTGAAGAGAATGATAATGATATTTTAATGGAGCATGCATCAGAGCGGTTTTCACTTCAAATGAAtcatgctgattcagaagctatgCATGATAAATCACTTTCATTTGCAATTGGTTTGCCCATACCTGTCACATGGATACGCAACGAAATGGAGGATAGTAGACATGAAAAGTTGGGATATCACGGAGATATCGATTCAAGTCAATTGGCTCCTGACATACCGAGTAGCTCTTGGAGTGATGCTGATACAaaat ACAAAGAAGGAAAGTCAACACTTGAATTGAAACCTGTGGAGGAatggtctaaagaagaagatgcgCTTGCTCTAGCAAACTCAAGAGCATt ATTACAAATTCtcactactcagtttgaaaatctTAGAATGAGGGAttatgaaaccattcaggagtTTCACATGACTATActtgactatgataatcaatttgatgccttgggagaaAAGATATCTGAAGAGaaattagtaagaaaaatgcttaggtctCTTCCTAAGAAATTTGATATCAAAGTtactgcaatagaagaagccAAAGATATCTCTGAGATGAAGTTGGATGAGCTGGTTGGATCATTGCAAACATACGAAGTGGCTACAAATGAAAGAACtaaaaagaagaacaagaacattGCTTTTGTCTCCAATGCTGATGATGAAGAAGTGCAGAGTGACATGGAGACTGATGAAAGTATTTTAGATGCAATTGTGCGTCTTGGTAGGGAATTCAACAAAGTCTTGAAGATGATGGACATAAATTCAAGACCAAACAAAGGCAAAGGAGTTCAATGTCATGATTGTGAGGGTTATGGTCATGTCAAAGATGAGTGTCCTacgtttttaaaaattaaaaaagagggAATGTCACCCACTTATTCTGATGACGATACAGTAAAACGGGTGATGGCCTTTACAGGAAAGTATGACTGTGATAATGATTCTTGTGATGGAGAGGTGacctacgaagaacttgctgattcCTACAGAGAACTCTATTTCAAGAGTGAAGAAATATGCAGAGTTATCGAGAaccaaaag CACAGAGGCTATAATCCCGATCTCATGTATACACATCCAAAAGAAACACAAAGTACAAGGATGCTTAGAAAGACGCTGCAGCATCCTAAGCAGCATCATGGAACCAGGTATAAGGGTAAACGACGCTCTTGGatatgtcatcactgtggaagaaaagggcacataagaCCTTTCTGTTACAAACTATATGGGTATCCTGACATAAACTCTCAACCTAAACCACCTCCTATGACTATTCCAACTCGgaaagaatggaaacctaaaagTATGGATATGAAGACTAGTGATGTAATTCTACCCGAGAATAAGGTAGCTAGCTTAATTGCTCACACATCATTTAGAGCATCATCAAGAGAAAACTGGtattttgatagtggttgttctagaCATATGACTGGCATTAGCAAATTTCTAGTTGACTTGAAATCCTACCCGACTACCTTTGCAACCTTTGGTGATGGAGCAAAAGGAGAGATTGTGGGTATAGGAAAGCTAAGCAacaatagcttgcctaaacttgATAATGTTTTAttagtaaaaggattgactgcTAATCTGATCAGCATCAGTCAattatgtgatcaaggcatgaaggtAAAATTCACTAAGTCTGAATGTTTAGTTACAAATGACAAGGGTGACTTGTTAATGAAAGGTGTTAGATCAAAGGACAATTGTTATTTGTGGGTTCCTCAAGAAGAAGCTAATGTGTCAACCTGCTTGATAACCAAATCTATGATGAAATCAATAAATGTGGTAATAAATGATACACTAGAAGGAATTGTGCTAGATGCTGCAGATGCTGCTACAACATCTCTCCCACATGATGATGCTCCTGAGATAGTTGAAGAAG GCTTGGCTCAGTTTATAaatgttgtagggaccagatcacctcTTGACCTTGGTTTCcatattcttgatgaaaatGTTCTGCATGGTAAGTCATGTGCTGTGAAAATGCCTATAGTTTTCCCTACATTGAT CATCATCTGTAGCATTGTGTCCACTGCGTGCCGGAATTTCACAAAAAGTTTTCTActtggtttgtttattttcGGAAAGAACTTTATTCAGATCAAAAGATTCTTAGACAACAAAGGGATGGGGGAAATACTTTCGTTATACTACGGAAAGTTTTACAAAACTGATGGATATCGTAGATGGTCGGAGTGCAGGAAGAAAAAAGGGAGAAAATGTATGATAGGACCGAAACTTTTTACTGGTCCGAGGCAACATGAACTGTTATCTCGCTTGATTCCTCATGTCTCTGAAGAATCTCAAGATAACTTGTTACAG GTTTCTAAGTCATATGTGGAGGGCACAACTTCTCTAGAAAAATACATGTCTTCATTGAAGTCTTTTGTTGGACTTGGCGTTCTTGTGGAAGCAGTAGGTATTGGTAAGGAGGAGGGAGACCTTACTAGGCTTGTGGAACCTGCAAAGAAAAGTCAGGAGTTAAAATCACCAACTTGCAAAGCTTTGTCTTCTCTTGGACCGAGTGATATAATACAATCTCTGACAGGAGGATTTCGGCTGAGCAAAACCAAAAGTAATGAACTCTTTTGGGAAGCTGTTTGGCCCCGCTTACTGGCAAGAGGTTGGCACTCCGAGCAACCAAAGTATCGAGGCTATGTTACCTCCAAAGATTATCTGGTTTTTCTTACTCCCGGTGTTGAGAAATTTTCGAGAAGAAAACTTGTGAAAGGTGATCATTACTTCGATTCTGTTAGTGATGTCTTGTGCAAAGTAGTAGCTGAACCGAATATTCTTGAGCTTGAAGAAGAAGTAGCAGCAGCAACAGCAGCTAAAGTCGGTAGCTTCAATGAGGAAGAGACAGAAAACGGATCAAATGAAGACGATTTATCCGATGATCAACGTCAATGTTACCTTAAGCCCCGACCCTTTACTTACAATAAAGATCATATAAAATTCATGGTTATTGATACCAGTTTGGTGCATAGCGGAAAGCCATCTGACTTAAGGAAATTGAAATCTGTGCCTGTCAATTCAGTCGGTAAAGTTGAGGTAGATCCTGCTGGTAAGAAATATAAAGGGCAAAAATATACGAGGAAAGGAAACCGTAGCAAGGATATCTCTAAAAGCATTATGCAGAATTCGACAAAGTTGAAAGTTATTGATGCCAATAGACTTTCTGAAGGAAAACCATTAAAGCTGaaagtgaaattgaaatatCCGCCAGTTCAATTAGAGGATGCTATTACGATGACTACTGATCTTCTGAGAGAAAGTAAGGATGTCTGTTCAACTTATGACTCGCGAAGGAGTGTGGAAGCTAAGACGCTGATTTTTGGCAAAACGAAAATCAATAAAACCGATAGTCGCAGTGTTGTATCTAATATTGATGCTACCATTAAAAAAGAAGCATATGAAAATCCTGATAATGATGCAAACAAGATGATCGAAAACCAGAAAAATCAACAGAGCTATgtgtttgatgatgatgatcgtCTGAAGAGGATAACGAAGCATCAATTCAACCGGAGAGAAAGATCAAGTGATTCTAATCATGCAGTTGTTCCTATTAAAAGAAGGAAATTGATTGCGTGTGCCAAGGCAGAGAAAAGTCGCATCAATGAGAATTCTTCCGGAGGTTTTGGATTAGAAAAACTTGAATTTTCCAAGTGTTCTAGCATTGAAGATGCCAACCAAAATGTTTGTGATCCAGTTTGTCATCAGCAGAATGGAAGTTCAACATCTTCAGCCGACAAAAGTGTGGAAGAGGATAATGAAAAAAGCATTTGCAATGATAGTTATCAATGCACAAGCTTTTCATGTGTTAAAGTTAAGAAACATGAATCTTTCACCTTCAACATACCTCAGGTTCCATCGAAGTCCAAAAATAGCAAAACGATGGCAATCACTAAGGAAGGTGTGCAGGGACTAAAGGTAACATCGGCTACTCATGAAGTAGTTGAGGAGCCTCCGAGAATCACTTGTCCGAGGAGACAGAGCACTAGAAACAGACCATTAACAGTTAAAGCATTGGAATGTATAGCAAATGAATTGTTGCATGTGCAAAGGAGAACAAAAAGGAAAGACTTCGAGATACACAACAAAGATCCTTTCAATCCTTGGCGTAAGACTCGTACATGA
- the LOC123910258 gene encoding single-stranded DNA-binding protein WHY1, chloroplastic-like — protein MKILQAQSYTTTTNPFSIPTHSFITPKLSIPVRHVGPTFSSTLQQFSITCRRPYPFQPKQSPPPPSPSSSVGELPAKIYVGHSIYKAKAVLTVSPRPPQFTTLNSGSGAFKISKEGCVMLEFAPAAGAYQYDWNRKQVFSLSVDEIGNLISLRPRESCEFFHDLFIGKSDEGKVRKFLKVKPLLDRSGHMFNISVENKLENINENILIPVTKAEFAVFNSLFDFIMPSLLGWNVFANTINPEVNNTNQGIEEDFEWNKFNRIM, from the exons atgaagatattaCAGGCACAGTCCTATACAACCACTACAAACCCATTTTCAATCCCAACTCACTCTTTCATCACTCCCAAATTATCCATTCCTGTAAGGCATGTGGGTCCCACTTTCTCCTCCACTCTCCAACAATTCTCCATCACATGTCGCCGCCCATATCCTTTCCAACCCAAACAATCCCCCCCACCACCATCACCATCTTCTTCAG TTGGAGAATTGCCAGCAAAGATATATGTTGGTCACTCAATTTACAAAGCAAAAGCTGTACTCACTGTGTCTCCTAGACCTCCACAATTCACTACATTGAAT TCAGGGTCAGGGGCATTCAAGATATCTAAAGAAGGTTGTGTCATGTTAGAGTTTGCTCCTGCTGCCGGTGCCTATCAATATGATTGGAACAGAAAACAG GTATTTTCGCTATCTGTGGATGAAATCGGAAATCTAATTAGCCTTCGTCCAAGGGAGTCTTGTGAATTTTTTCATGATCTGTTTATTGGAAAAAG TGATGAAGGTAAAGTGAGAAAATTTTTGAAGGTGAAGCCACTTCTCGACCGTTCTGGTCACATGTTTAACATAA GTGTTGAAAACAAGCTCGAGAACATAAACGAAAACATATTAATCCCTGTCACAAAAGCAGAATTTGCAGTTTTCAATTCACTTTTCGAT TTTATCATGCCAAGCCTTTTAGGTTGGAATGTCTTTGCCAACACCATAAATCCAGAAGTAAATAATACAAATCAAGGAATAGAAGAAGATTTTGAATGGAACAAATTCAACAGAATAATGTGA